One genomic region from Streptomyces sp. Li-HN-5-11 encodes:
- a CDS encoding response regulator transcription factor, which yields MTEGVERKPARVVVADDQTVVREGIVMLLGLLPGIEVVGSAGDGDEAVKLVAELSPDVVLMDLRMPRCDGVEATRRIRSDHPETQVVILTTYADDESLFPALRAGARGYLTKDAGGDEIVRAVESVLSGDAGLSPSIQRRLLERLSEPEPRPAAAPEAPDGLTARECEVLVLIAEGLTNQDIARRLHVSTATVKTHINNLFAKTGLKDRAQAVRYAYAKGLVRPPTG from the coding sequence ATGACGGAGGGGGTCGAGAGGAAGCCGGCGCGGGTGGTGGTCGCCGACGACCAGACCGTCGTCCGTGAGGGCATCGTGATGCTGCTGGGGCTGCTGCCCGGCATCGAGGTCGTGGGGTCCGCGGGCGACGGGGACGAGGCGGTGAAGCTCGTGGCCGAGCTGAGCCCGGACGTGGTCCTGATGGACCTGCGCATGCCCCGCTGCGACGGTGTGGAGGCCACCCGGCGGATCCGGTCGGACCATCCGGAGACGCAGGTGGTGATCCTCACGACGTACGCGGACGACGAGTCGCTGTTCCCCGCCCTCAGAGCGGGTGCCCGTGGTTACCTGACCAAGGACGCGGGCGGTGACGAGATCGTGCGGGCCGTGGAGAGCGTGCTGTCGGGGGACGCGGGACTCTCGCCCAGCATCCAGCGGCGGCTGCTGGAACGGCTGTCGGAACCCGAGCCCCGGCCGGCTGCCGCCCCTGAGGCGCCGGACGGGCTCACCGCGCGGGAGTGCGAAGTGCTGGTGCTGATCGCCGAGGGGCTGACCAACCAGGACATCGCCCGTCGGCTGCACGTCTCCACCGCGACCGTGAAAACCCACATCAACAACCTGTTCGCCAAGACCGGGCTCAAGGACCGTGCGCAGGCGGTGCGTTACGCGTATGCGAAAGGGCTGGTTCGGCCGCCGACAGGGTGA
- a CDS encoding DUF485 domain-containing protein, with amino-acid sequence MQSSNGRPHGGGGGPGNESGNHDGQDPTPEDMRYRDPWYDALASGWGEGDELGVPAPVPAARREEHAERGTGAPADVYLQVQKSAAFQEVRSRYRRFVGPAVAVFAVWYVGYVVTATTAPGLMARPVAGAVNVAMLAGLGQFLTTFLFAWAYARHARLRRDRAALELRWDTQELARGAQGGAS; translated from the coding sequence ATGCAGTCAAGCAACGGTCGTCCCCACGGGGGCGGGGGCGGTCCCGGGAACGAGTCCGGGAACCACGATGGCCAGGACCCCACGCCTGAGGACATGAGGTACCGCGACCCCTGGTACGACGCCCTGGCCTCCGGCTGGGGCGAGGGCGACGAACTCGGCGTTCCCGCACCCGTACCGGCGGCCCGCCGCGAGGAGCACGCCGAACGAGGCACCGGTGCGCCCGCCGATGTGTACCTCCAGGTGCAAAAAAGTGCGGCATTCCAGGAGGTGCGCAGCCGGTATCGCAGGTTCGTGGGGCCGGCGGTCGCCGTCTTCGCCGTCTGGTACGTGGGGTATGTCGTGACCGCGACGACCGCGCCCGGGCTCATGGCCCGGCCCGTGGCGGGCGCGGTGAACGTGGCGATGCTCGCGGGGCTGGGACAGTTCCTCACCACGTTCCTCTTCGCCTGGGCCTATGCCCGGCACGCGCGGCTGCGCCGTGACAGAGCCGCCCTTGAACTGCGCTGGGACACTCAGGAACTGGCGCGCGGAGCCCAGGGCGGCGCGTCGTGA
- a CDS encoding cation acetate symporter, which yields MTGAHQTLALLLFSAFVAVTLAITTWVSRNRRGSAEEFYAGGRLFSPMENGFAIAGDYASAASFLGVPGLIALFGYDGVLYVVGFLVGWLVVLFLVAELVRNCGRFTLADVVAARMSERPVRIAAGTSSVTVSVLYLVAQMVGAGSLVALLLGHTSGAAQAWTVIGVGALMVIYVSLGGMRATTWIQIVKAVLLLGGTIALTALVMVRFHGDLDLLLLTAAERSGHGDAFLAPGLKYGGDWTARLDFISLGLALMLGTGGLPHILSRFYTVPTARAARHSAIWSIGLIGGFYLMTIVLGFGAAAIVGPHAVQGANAAGNTAVPLLALDLGGGADSTGGTVLFAVVAAVAFATILAVVAGITLASSASVAHDLYASLRRRSAPRRGEVAVARAAAVGIGVVAIALGLLARDLNVAFLVGLAFAVAASANLPVLLYSLFWRGFTTRGAVWAVYGGLIPALGLVVLSPVVSGSPDSLFPGVDFQYFPLQNPGIVSIPLGFLAGWLGTVTSAEPPDAAKHAETEVRSLTGAGAV from the coding sequence GTGACGGGCGCCCATCAGACCCTGGCCCTGCTGCTGTTCAGCGCGTTCGTCGCGGTCACCCTCGCGATCACCACCTGGGTGAGCCGCAACCGCCGTGGCTCGGCGGAGGAGTTCTACGCGGGCGGGCGGCTCTTCTCACCCATGGAGAATGGTTTTGCCATCGCCGGTGACTACGCGTCGGCCGCATCCTTCCTGGGAGTGCCCGGCCTCATCGCACTGTTCGGCTACGACGGAGTGCTGTACGTGGTGGGCTTCCTCGTGGGCTGGCTGGTCGTGCTGTTCCTCGTCGCTGAACTGGTGCGCAACTGCGGGCGGTTCACGCTCGCCGACGTGGTCGCGGCGCGGATGAGCGAGCGGCCGGTGCGGATCGCGGCGGGAACCTCCTCGGTCACCGTGTCCGTTCTGTATCTGGTGGCGCAGATGGTCGGTGCGGGCAGCCTGGTGGCGCTGCTCCTCGGGCATACCAGTGGTGCGGCCCAGGCATGGACGGTCATCGGCGTGGGTGCTCTGATGGTGATCTATGTGTCGTTGGGAGGGATGCGGGCCACCACCTGGATCCAGATCGTCAAGGCGGTCCTGCTGCTGGGCGGCACGATCGCCCTGACCGCGCTCGTCATGGTGCGCTTCCACGGCGACCTCGATCTGCTGCTGCTCACCGCGGCCGAGCGCAGCGGCCACGGGGACGCCTTCCTGGCACCGGGGCTGAAGTACGGCGGGGACTGGACGGCACGTCTGGACTTCATCAGTCTCGGGCTCGCGTTGATGCTCGGCACCGGAGGGCTGCCGCACATCCTGTCCCGCTTCTACACCGTGCCGACGGCGCGGGCCGCCCGGCACTCCGCGATCTGGTCCATCGGACTCATCGGCGGCTTCTACCTGATGACGATCGTCCTCGGCTTCGGCGCGGCCGCGATCGTCGGACCGCACGCCGTGCAGGGGGCGAACGCGGCGGGGAACACGGCGGTGCCGCTGCTGGCCCTCGATCTGGGCGGTGGCGCCGACTCCACGGGAGGAACGGTGCTGTTCGCGGTGGTGGCCGCCGTCGCCTTCGCCACCATCCTCGCCGTGGTCGCCGGGATCACGCTGGCCTCCTCGGCGTCCGTGGCCCACGACCTGTACGCGTCGCTGCGCCGCCGTAGCGCACCACGGCGCGGAGAGGTCGCCGTGGCCCGCGCCGCAGCGGTCGGTATCGGAGTGGTCGCCATCGCCCTCGGCCTGCTCGCCCGTGACCTCAACGTCGCCTTTCTGGTGGGTCTCGCCTTCGCCGTCGCCGCGTCCGCGAACCTGCCGGTACTGCTGTACTCGTTGTTCTGGCGCGGTTTCACCACCCGCGGCGCGGTGTGGGCCGTCTACGGCGGCCTGATTCCGGCCCTGGGCCTCGTCGTGCTCTCCCCGGTGGTCTCCGGCAGCCCCGACTCGCTCTTCCCGGGCGTCGACTTCCAGTACTTCCCGCTGCAGAACCCGGGCATCGTCTCCATCCCGCTCGGCTTCCTCGCGGGCTGGCTCGGCACGGTCACCTCCGCCGAACCGCCGGACGCGGCCAAACACGCGGAGACCGAGGTGCGCTCGCTGACGGGGGCGGGAGCCGTATAG
- a CDS encoding response regulator — translation MIDVLVVDDDFRVAEINAKYVGKVPGFRVTARAHSAAQALTAVQRGGIDLVLLDHYLPDRTGLDLVHRMREQGLGTDVIMITAAGDVATVQQAMRLGALHYLVKPFTFAALRTRLDSYAALRRTVDRVGGRGVTGQEQVDRIFGALRTTSVPASPGLPSGHSEPTTDLICGVLHRADQPLSAHEVAARTGLSRSTAQRYLRHLEQAGRLRLSLKYGDTGRPEHRYAWVAP, via the coding sequence ATGATTGACGTCCTGGTGGTCGACGACGACTTCCGTGTCGCCGAGATCAACGCCAAGTACGTGGGAAAGGTTCCCGGCTTCCGGGTCACCGCTCGCGCGCACAGCGCCGCGCAGGCGCTGACCGCCGTGCAGCGCGGGGGCATCGACCTGGTCCTGCTCGACCACTACCTGCCCGACCGGACGGGCCTGGACCTCGTCCACCGCATGCGGGAACAGGGACTCGGCACCGACGTCATCATGATCACGGCAGCCGGTGACGTGGCGACCGTGCAGCAGGCGATGCGCCTGGGGGCGCTCCACTATCTGGTCAAACCCTTCACCTTCGCCGCGCTGCGCACCCGCCTCGACTCCTATGCCGCCCTGCGCCGCACCGTCGACCGTGTCGGCGGCCGGGGAGTGACCGGGCAGGAGCAGGTGGACCGGATCTTCGGCGCCCTGCGCACCACGTCGGTGCCCGCGTCACCGGGCCTGCCCAGCGGGCATTCGGAACCGACCACGGACCTGATCTGCGGTGTCCTGCACCGTGCCGACCAGCCGTTGTCGGCCCATGAGGTGGCGGCACGGACCGGCCTGAGCCGCTCCACGGCCCAGCGCTACCTGCGTCACCTGGAGCAGGCCGGCCGTCTGCGGCTCTCCCTCAAGTACGGAGACACGGGACGGCCGGAACACCGCTACGCGTGGGTGGCGCCGTAG
- a CDS encoding ABC transporter ATP-binding protein → MSDDTSSAIQLRGASKTFRTPSGGLHTAVRDLDLTVRRGEFVAVVGPTGCGKSTTLTLVSGLEEPTEGEVLVAGEPVRGIGGNVGFVFQQDATFPWRTVLSNVMAGPRFRGLPKAEAKEKARAWLARVGLAAFEDRYPHQLSGGQRKRVALAATFVNDPEILLMDEPFSALDVQTRALMSDELLELWEGTGASVVFVTHDLEEAIALADKVVVMTAGPATVKHIFDIALPRPRKVEEVRLESRFIEIYREIWESLGEEVRITRERGAAHVA, encoded by the coding sequence ATGAGCGATGACACCAGCTCCGCCATCCAACTGCGGGGCGCGAGCAAGACGTTCAGGACCCCCTCCGGGGGCCTGCACACGGCCGTGAGGGACCTCGACCTCACCGTGCGACGCGGTGAGTTCGTGGCTGTCGTCGGCCCCACCGGCTGCGGCAAGTCGACCACGCTGACCCTGGTCAGCGGGTTGGAGGAGCCCACTGAAGGCGAGGTGCTGGTGGCCGGCGAACCGGTGCGCGGCATCGGCGGCAACGTCGGCTTCGTCTTCCAGCAGGACGCCACCTTCCCCTGGCGCACGGTGCTGTCCAACGTGATGGCCGGACCGCGCTTCCGCGGCCTGCCGAAGGCGGAGGCCAAGGAGAAGGCGCGCGCATGGCTGGCCAGGGTCGGGCTCGCCGCCTTCGAGGACCGCTACCCGCACCAGCTCTCCGGCGGTCAGCGCAAGCGCGTGGCCCTCGCCGCGACCTTCGTCAACGACCCCGAGATCCTGCTGATGGACGAGCCGTTCTCGGCGCTCGACGTGCAGACCAGGGCGCTGATGTCGGACGAGCTCCTCGAACTGTGGGAGGGCACGGGCGCATCCGTCGTCTTCGTCACCCACGACCTGGAGGAGGCCATCGCGCTGGCCGACAAGGTCGTCGTGATGACCGCCGGGCCCGCGACCGTCAAGCACATCTTCGACATCGCCCTGCCGCGGCCGCGCAAGGTGGAAGAGGTGCGCCTGGAAAGCCGGTTCATCGAGATCTACCGCGAGATCTGGGAGTCCCTCGGCGAAGAGGTCCGCATCACCCGTGAAAGAGGTGCCGCCCATGTCGCCTGA
- a CDS encoding ABC transporter permease codes for MSPEVLSTPVVDTAKTTDRAHSRARAARRRKVVVTTTRAVLLVAVLGLWEVLSRTGAIDPFNFSMPSKIWDQIWTWITHGTALGSLGEQIWYTLQEALLGWVFGVVAGVVLGIALGRIAFLADVLGPYIKVLNSIPRIVLAPIFVIWFGLGPASKIASAVVLVFFPVFFNAFQGAREVDRNLVANARILGASDRRVTLQVVIPSATSWIFTSLHVSFGFALIGAIVGEYIGATKGIGLLVAQSQGTFNAAGVYAAMVILAAVALVAEGLLTFAERRIFRWKPADSER; via the coding sequence ATGTCGCCTGAGGTCCTCAGCACTCCGGTCGTCGACACGGCCAAGACCACCGACCGCGCGCACTCCAGGGCCCGTGCCGCCCGCCGGCGCAAGGTGGTCGTCACCACCACCCGCGCCGTCCTCCTGGTGGCCGTGCTCGGTCTGTGGGAGGTCCTCTCCCGGACCGGGGCCATCGATCCGTTCAACTTCTCGATGCCCTCGAAGATCTGGGACCAGATCTGGACCTGGATCACCCACGGCACCGCGCTCGGCTCACTGGGCGAGCAGATCTGGTACACGCTCCAGGAGGCGCTGCTCGGCTGGGTCTTCGGCGTGGTGGCCGGTGTGGTCCTCGGTATCGCCCTCGGCCGTATCGCCTTCCTCGCCGACGTCCTGGGTCCCTACATCAAGGTGCTCAACTCCATCCCCAGGATCGTCCTCGCCCCCATCTTCGTGATCTGGTTCGGCCTCGGACCGGCCTCCAAGATCGCCTCTGCCGTCGTGCTCGTCTTCTTCCCGGTGTTCTTCAACGCCTTCCAGGGCGCCCGCGAGGTCGACCGCAACCTGGTGGCCAACGCCCGGATCCTCGGCGCGAGCGACCGCCGGGTGACGCTCCAGGTCGTCATCCCGTCCGCGACCTCATGGATCTTCACCAGCCTCCACGTCAGCTTCGGCTTCGCCCTCATCGGCGCCATCGTCGGCGAGTACATCGGCGCCACCAAGGGCATCGGCCTGCTCGTCGCTCAGTCCCAGGGCACCTTCAACGCCGCCGGTGTGTACGCCGCGATGGTCATCCTCGCCGCGGTCGCCCTGGTCGCCGAGGGCCTGCTCACCTTCGCCGAGCGCCGCATCTTCCGCTGGAAGCCCGCGGACTCCGAGCGCTGA